Proteins from a single region of Ensifer adhaerens:
- a CDS encoding hydroxyacid dehydrogenase: MSDTKTDNRPLAISAPAPRTLDLIFTPEALKDLHRRYRIVEADPDDISGLGDDILSQTRYIIGQPPLDHATLRRMGRLRAILNVESNLINNMPYEVLFERGIHVVTTGQVFAEPVAELGLAMALNIARGIVDADLAFREGRELWGGDGNRSARLLSGADIGIIGFGDLGKALNRVLSGFRAKIRVFDPWMPASILRDNGVEPASLDTVLGESDFVFVVASVTSENEGFLGEKAFARMRPGAAFILLSRAGVVDFDALMAAVARGHIVAASDVFPEEPLPPDHPVRGLAGFLRSAHRAGALDSAFKKMGDMVLEDMDLMDRNLPPMRCKRAERETVARMRSKPVTVN; this comes from the coding sequence ATGTCCGATACCAAGACCGATAACCGGCCGCTTGCCATCAGCGCGCCCGCGCCACGCACGCTCGACCTCATCTTCACGCCGGAGGCCCTGAAGGACCTGCACCGGCGTTACCGCATTGTTGAAGCCGATCCGGACGATATCTCCGGGCTTGGCGACGATATCCTCTCGCAAACGCGCTACATCATCGGCCAGCCGCCGCTCGATCACGCCACGCTCCGGCGCATGGGCCGGCTTCGGGCGATCCTCAATGTCGAGAGCAACCTGATCAACAACATGCCCTACGAAGTGCTGTTCGAGCGCGGCATCCATGTGGTGACCACGGGCCAGGTCTTTGCCGAACCGGTCGCCGAACTCGGCCTTGCCATGGCGCTCAACATCGCCCGCGGCATCGTCGACGCCGATCTCGCCTTCCGCGAAGGCCGTGAACTGTGGGGCGGTGACGGCAACCGGTCGGCGCGGCTTCTCTCCGGCGCCGACATCGGCATCATCGGCTTCGGCGACCTCGGCAAGGCGCTGAACCGCGTGCTCTCCGGTTTTCGCGCGAAGATCCGCGTCTTCGATCCCTGGATGCCGGCCTCGATCCTGAGGGACAACGGCGTCGAGCCGGCGTCGCTCGATACGGTCCTCGGCGAAAGCGACTTCGTCTTCGTCGTCGCATCGGTCACCAGCGAGAACGAGGGCTTCCTCGGCGAAAAGGCCTTTGCCCGCATGCGCCCAGGCGCTGCCTTCATCCTGTTGAGCCGTGCCGGCGTCGTCGATTTCGACGCGCTGATGGCGGCGGTTGCACGCGGCCATATCGTGGCGGCCAGCGACGTCTTTCCGGAAGAGCCGCTGCCACCAGATCATCCGGTTCGCGGGCTGGCGGGCTTCCTGCGCTCCGCCCACCGCGCCGGTGCGCTCGACAGCGCCTTCAAGAAGATGGGCGACATGGTGCTCGAAGACATGGACCTGATGGACCGCAACCTGCCGCCGATGCGCTGCAAGCGGGCTGAGCGGGAAACCGTCGCCCGCATGCGCTCGAAGCCTGTGACGGTGAACTGA
- a CDS encoding adenylate/guanylate cyclase domain-containing protein, producing MSETRRKLTTIFSADVQDYTRLMRADEEGTLATLKAYRDAMGRLIEAREGRVVNTWGDGLIAEFPSVVEALRTAIDVQNELAGCNAKCPADEQMLFRIGLNLGDVIAEGDDLYGDGVNVAARLQASAPAGGIVISNTVYDQVRNKVAVGFDFLGPLEVKNIDGGIPSYAVRIGAPTVQVAAEGGLFGRGVGKKAAREAASPATGAAKAADSVAVANRRSVPVLAVIAAGLAALNLLTWDGVFWAVWPMLGVAILAGLSWLKTNRWVDRGIGILALSGLVLLTINLLTWHGVFWAVWPLLGLAVAAGLRWVTRQRRSLRS from the coding sequence ATGTCGGAGACACGTCGTAAGCTGACCACCATCTTTTCCGCGGATGTCCAGGACTACACGCGGCTGATGCGCGCCGATGAGGAAGGCACGCTCGCCACGCTGAAAGCGTATCGCGATGCCATGGGGCGGCTCATCGAGGCCCGTGAGGGTCGCGTCGTCAATACCTGGGGCGATGGTCTGATCGCTGAGTTTCCGAGCGTCGTGGAGGCCCTGCGCACGGCGATCGACGTGCAGAATGAATTGGCCGGCTGCAACGCCAAGTGCCCGGCCGACGAACAGATGCTGTTTCGCATCGGCCTCAATCTCGGCGATGTGATTGCCGAAGGCGACGATCTCTATGGCGATGGCGTGAATGTTGCCGCGCGCCTTCAGGCCTCGGCGCCCGCCGGTGGCATCGTCATTTCCAACACGGTCTATGACCAGGTGCGCAACAAGGTCGCCGTCGGTTTCGACTTTCTGGGGCCGCTCGAAGTGAAGAACATCGATGGCGGTATCCCGAGTTACGCCGTGCGAATCGGCGCGCCGACTGTACAGGTCGCGGCCGAGGGCGGTCTCTTTGGTCGAGGCGTTGGAAAGAAGGCAGCCCGCGAGGCGGCCAGTCCGGCCACCGGTGCGGCCAAGGCCGCCGACTCGGTTGCCGTTGCCAACAGACGCTCGGTTCCGGTGCTGGCGGTCATCGCTGCGGGACTGGCAGCGCTCAACCTGCTCACCTGGGACGGTGTGTTCTGGGCAGTCTGGCCAATGCTCGGTGTTGCCATTCTTGCCGGTCTCTCCTGGCTCAAGACCAACCGTTGGGTGGACCGCGGCATTGGCATACTTGCGCTTTCCGGACTGGTGCTGCTGACCATCAATCTTCTGACGTGGCATGGCGTCTTCTGGGCGGTGTGGCCGTTGCTCGGTCTTGCCGTGGCGGCCGGCCTTCGCTGGGTCACCCGGCAGCGCCGCAGCCTGCGCTCTTGA
- a CDS encoding adenylate/guanylate cyclase domain-containing protein, translated as MADTASGAPQSRTRDGWNSSLRSLFSLVMVAMLIVVSATLVGLDYHRSRNAAIADAEANMRGFMNRLVDRLGVLSGDTSALVNLVSSVANSFLVPPPERMNDKVAVLREGISRSPHIDGVYVGYPDGAFFQVVDLKQVAWRMALDAPRGAAIAVRSMEKDASGKSLQRVLFLDKDGMQFSERQLPPTGFDPRTRPWYRAAVNGKAAVSTGPYESATTETLEMTISQAHRGNREIVIGADVILDTITDFLARERLTAGSVSFILDAVGRPIIHSDRVMMRRIMAAKDKDSPIVQADSDPLIQSISNNPPAPGKADFVEVGDRTYLVMVTPLESTLLLSGNRAVVAAPLDELMAEANQTLVQGLVISGSVVALAVLASLVLAHLITKGLNQLTASANRLQDLDFTTPIDVSSHVSEISTLGGAMNRARDAIFTFALYVPKELVRKGIESGQFSGRSAWRQEVTALFTDIYDFTTLSEKYPPEEVVAMLSEYFDIFSETVGKHEGTIIQFLGDSVFAMWNAPAPDERHAENACRCALAVEERLRVFNEAQRQKGLPEFRTRFGIHTGTAVVGNVGAKERLQYTAMGDTVNVASRLEGMNKNYDTTIMASGAVVAQAGKAIHFRPLGSAQAKGRASALEIYEVLGAEPEETTSKEEAPQTADDGSGGSDKSV; from the coding sequence ATGGCAGACACGGCGTCCGGTGCTCCACAAAGCAGAACACGCGACGGCTGGAACAGCTCGCTGCGATCGCTGTTCAGCCTGGTCATGGTCGCCATGCTGATTGTCGTCTCGGCCACACTCGTCGGGCTGGACTACCATCGCTCACGCAACGCCGCGATCGCCGACGCCGAGGCCAATATGCGCGGCTTCATGAACCGCCTCGTCGACCGGCTGGGCGTGCTCTCGGGCGACACCTCCGCCCTCGTCAATCTCGTTTCCTCGGTCGCCAACTCCTTCCTCGTGCCACCGCCGGAACGCATGAACGACAAGGTGGCGGTACTACGCGAGGGTATCAGCCGCTCGCCGCATATCGACGGGGTCTATGTCGGCTATCCCGACGGCGCCTTCTTTCAGGTGGTCGATCTCAAGCAGGTCGCCTGGCGCATGGCGCTCGACGCGCCGCGTGGTGCTGCCATTGCCGTGCGTTCGATGGAAAAGGATGCCAGCGGCAAGTCTCTCCAGCGCGTGCTCTTCCTCGACAAGGACGGCATGCAGTTCTCTGAACGGCAGCTGCCACCGACAGGCTTCGACCCGCGGACCAGGCCCTGGTATCGCGCGGCCGTCAACGGGAAGGCCGCGGTCTCGACCGGCCCTTACGAAAGTGCCACGACCGAAACGCTGGAGATGACGATCTCGCAGGCGCATCGCGGCAATCGCGAGATCGTCATCGGCGCGGACGTCATTCTCGATACGATCACCGATTTCCTTGCCCGCGAGCGGCTGACGGCCGGCTCAGTCTCGTTCATCCTCGATGCCGTCGGACGTCCGATCATCCACTCGGACCGGGTGATGATGCGACGCATCATGGCGGCGAAGGACAAGGATAGCCCGATCGTTCAGGCCGACAGCGACCCCCTGATCCAGAGCATCAGCAACAATCCGCCCGCCCCCGGCAAGGCCGACTTCGTCGAGGTGGGAGACCGAACCTATCTCGTCATGGTGACACCGCTCGAATCCACGCTGCTTCTGTCCGGCAACCGCGCCGTGGTGGCAGCGCCGCTGGACGAGTTGATGGCGGAGGCCAACCAGACGCTCGTGCAGGGGCTCGTGATTTCCGGATCGGTCGTGGCGCTTGCGGTGCTCGCTTCGCTGGTGCTTGCGCATTTGATCACCAAGGGGCTCAACCAGCTGACAGCGAGCGCCAACCGGCTGCAGGATCTCGATTTCACGACGCCGATCGACGTGTCCTCGCATGTCAGCGAGATCTCCACGCTCGGCGGAGCCATGAACCGGGCGCGAGACGCGATCTTCACCTTTGCGCTCTATGTGCCCAAGGAGTTGGTGCGCAAGGGCATCGAATCCGGCCAGTTCAGCGGCCGCTCCGCCTGGCGACAGGAGGTGACGGCGCTCTTCACCGATATCTACGATTTCACCACGCTCAGCGAAAAATATCCGCCGGAAGAGGTCGTGGCGATGCTGTCGGAGTACTTCGACATCTTCAGCGAGACCGTCGGAAAACACGAGGGAACGATCATCCAGTTCCTCGGTGATTCGGTGTTCGCGATGTGGAACGCACCCGCACCGGACGAAAGGCACGCAGAAAACGCCTGTCGTTGCGCGCTGGCGGTCGAGGAACGCCTGCGCGTCTTCAACGAGGCGCAGCGTCAGAAGGGGCTTCCGGAGTTTCGCACCCGTTTCGGCATCCATACCGGCACTGCCGTCGTCGGCAATGTCGGCGCGAAAGAACGACTGCAATATACCGCCATGGGCGATACGGTGAACGTCGCCTCGCGCCTGGAAGGCATGAACAAGAACTACGACACGACGATCATGGCGAGCGGGGCAGTGGTCGCCCAGGCCGGTAAGGCCATTCATTTCCGGCCGCTCGGCTCGGCGCAGGCGAAGGGCCGCGCTTCCGCGTTGGAGATCTATGAGGTGTTGGGCGCAGAGCCGGAGGAAACCACCTCCAAGGAGGAAGCGCCGCAAACAGCCGACGACGGCTCGGGCGGCTCCGACAAGAGCGTGTAG
- a CDS encoding phosphomannomutase: MQLKFGTSGLRGLSEELKGEPSARYATAFARHLVASGHSKPGDPILIARDFRDSSPEIAAVCAAALSREGLRVFDCGTLPTPALALYGLANGAAGLMITGSHIPADRNGIKFYRPDGEIDKEDEMAISRIADGIAQQIAPVADAGTGEDHAARAAALFMERNRQLLPVGALSGLKVGVYQHSTVARDLIAELLAHFGADVVALGRSEHFIPVDTEAVSAETIERLQDWAREHRLDAIVSADGDGDRPLVADENGLPLRGDLLGLMACGFVGARLAVTPVTSNSGLEGREGLSVLRTRVGSPFVIAGMHQALKEGAQKVAGFEANGGTLTASSFEVNGARLEALPTRDSFLPLVATLAAAAEARLSLSALAASYRLPVALSDRLENFPVETSALLMAYLRASEANLKEFLAPIGGVAALSDIDGLRVTLDDGRIIHFRPSGNAPEMRCYVEAETPEAAEGLLSRGLSTIRRWTESASN; the protein is encoded by the coding sequence CGAGCCCTCCGCCCGCTACGCGACGGCTTTTGCCCGGCACCTCGTGGCGTCCGGGCACAGCAAGCCCGGTGATCCCATTCTGATTGCTCGCGATTTTCGCGACTCGAGCCCCGAGATCGCGGCCGTTTGCGCCGCGGCGCTGTCGCGCGAGGGGCTGCGTGTATTTGACTGTGGCACCCTGCCGACGCCCGCACTGGCGCTCTACGGCCTTGCCAATGGGGCGGCGGGCCTGATGATCACCGGCTCCCACATTCCGGCCGATCGCAACGGCATCAAGTTCTATCGGCCGGATGGTGAGATCGACAAGGAGGACGAGATGGCGATCAGCCGCATCGCCGATGGAATTGCACAACAGATCGCGCCGGTCGCCGATGCCGGGACCGGGGAGGATCACGCAGCCAGGGCCGCCGCCCTCTTCATGGAACGGAACCGGCAATTGCTGCCGGTCGGAGCGCTTTCCGGGCTCAAGGTCGGTGTCTACCAGCATAGCACCGTCGCCCGCGACCTGATCGCCGAACTGCTGGCTCACTTCGGCGCCGATGTCGTCGCCCTTGGGCGCTCGGAGCATTTCATTCCGGTCGATACCGAGGCGGTTTCGGCGGAGACGATCGAGCGGCTTCAGGATTGGGCGCGCGAACATCGCCTCGATGCGATCGTCTCGGCGGATGGCGACGGCGACCGGCCCCTGGTCGCCGACGAGAACGGATTGCCCCTGCGCGGTGACCTGCTGGGCCTGATGGCTTGCGGTTTCGTCGGGGCGCGGCTTGCCGTCACTCCGGTCACGTCGAATTCGGGCCTTGAGGGCAGGGAAGGGCTCTCTGTCCTGCGCACCCGTGTCGGTTCGCCTTTCGTGATCGCCGGCATGCACCAGGCGCTCAAAGAGGGCGCCCAGAAGGTCGCCGGCTTCGAGGCCAATGGCGGCACGCTGACCGCGAGCTCCTTTGAGGTCAATGGCGCAAGGCTGGAAGCGCTGCCCACCCGGGATAGCTTTCTGCCGCTTGTTGCGACACTGGCCGCGGCGGCCGAGGCCAGGCTTTCGCTTTCTGCGCTCGCCGCTTCCTACCGCTTGCCTGTGGCGCTCAGCGATCGGCTTGAAAACTTCCCCGTGGAAACCAGCGCCTTGCTGATGGCCTATCTACGCGCAAGCGAGGCAAACCTTAAGGAATTCCTGGCGCCGATCGGCGGCGTCGCGGCGCTGAGCGACATCGATGGTCTGAGGGTGACGCTGGATGATGGTCGGATAATCCATTTCCGGCCCTCGGGCAACGCGCCGGAGATGCGGTGCTATGTCGAGGCGGAGACACCGGAGGCCGCCGAAGGACTGCTCTCAAGGGGGCTATCCACAATCCGCCGGTGGACAGAATCCGCTTCGAACTGA